Below is a window of Vicugna pacos chromosome 20, VicPac4, whole genome shotgun sequence DNA.
ATCTCTGAATGAAAAATAATGCAAGCCATATCAATAAACAGAATGCTGAAGTCATCAAATCGGCTGCTGCTGCCATCCCACAGTGAATACAAGCAGGCAGCCAGGCCTTTGTAGTTGAGAAACTGTAGAGGtgcagaaaaaagaaaccaaaaaaacccaaacgaaaaaataagaaatgaacaaaaacaaaaaggaaaaagtccTCTGAGGTTGGCTTGGAGAGTTAGGTGAGGGCTGGACAATGCAGGGCCTGTGGCAATAGCACAGAATTTCTAGTTTTGTCAAGTTCGGAACCATCCAATGGCTGTGAAGGAAAGATACAAAGCCAAAAAAGGCGAATTTGGCATGAAAACGAAATTCGCTATGGATGAAAGAGTGTCAGTATTACCTCAAACTAAAATCAAGGTGATGAGAAAAGTTGAAATTCTGTTGTAATTTGGGAACCTGAAAAATAGACTTGTTTGTgtctttatgtgtatgtttttgaGACAATAAATGGGAGGCCAGATAGACTGGTCCAGGAGGCTGGTTAGGAATGTTTTTTAAGGACAGTGGTAGCCATTCTTGGGTGGGTTTGATATTTCCATTTATGGGTGATGCAAGCCACCGAACCTTTTCCACCTAACTTCCTGAAGGAAGCCCCTACCTTGAAGTTTCTGGAGAAATGAGGGAAGCGTCCGACTCTATTTCCCAGGATTTAGTCTCTTGGGCATTATGTGATCACAAACAGTAGGCTTCCAAATCTCAAGAGCTCAGCCCACAACAGTTAAGTCATCTACTTCCACGGTGCTTCCTCTCTGCGTTCTGAACCGGCCTTGGGTCTCTCTTTTGTCAAGATCGCTCCACGGTTTCTGAACTGAGCAGGAAAAGGGGagctggaggcaggagagggggatGGGCTCGGAAAAGACTGCAAGTTACAGAAAAGGGTGGTTAGAAAGCTTCAGAGCCGAACTTTATATTATGTGACCACACAGGTGAGCTGAACACTGAAAATTCTGTGAATTTTGTAGGTTTGCAAAAAGTCTGTGGAGTGGGGAGATGACTGTGctcttaataatttaaaaaaaatccagtgattaagagctttttaaaaatttagtaaaGTGACTAAACGGTCAGTAAAAATAACTGCTGTTCCGTTACTGGAGAACTACAGCCAATCTATCAGGTTTGTAAAGAATCTtagataataaaatacttagccAGGACTCGAAAGCCCTAGGCAAAGTGctaggggagagagaaggaaacagataccACAAAAGAACATGGGCAGGCGAAGATCTGCAGCATCAGAGGAAGTTCCGCTTTTGGATAGCGGGAGATTCAAATGTTGTTCTGACCTATTAGACGCTACAAGGTGGTATTTTACCAAAAACAGACCTGTTTCCCGAAGCTCGCTACCAGCCCACAGAGCATCTGTGTAAGTTCCATAAAGGTGACCAGGAAGTCGAAGAGCTGGCCGTTAGTGCTAGGACGTCAGCCCATGTTCGCTTATGCTGCTGGGAATCCTCGTACACGGGACGGTAATCAGAACAATATGCAAATTTGCACCCCAAGAACCGTTCGCTTtctaactgtatttttaaatgctacCTGTAACAATAATTGGAAACCTAGTTTTCAGGAAATACCGCTTGCTAGTGCACAGCTCCTACTGTGTTAAACGTGAGgtggctctgaaaagagcctttgggTTTGACCGTGCCTATGAACACGTTTACTTGGAGCTGGTGTACTTGGTGACGGCCTTGGTGCCCTCGGACACGGCGTGCTTGGCCAGctccccaggcagcagcaggcgcACGGCCGTCTGGATCTCCCGGGAAGTGATGGTCGAGCGCTTGTTGTAGTGCGCCAGGCGCGACGCCTCGCCCGCGATGCGCTCGAAGATGTCGTTGACGAACGAGTTCATGATGCCCATGGCCTTGGACGAGATGCCGGTGTCCGGGTGGACCTGCTTCAGCACCTTGTACACGTACACCGAGTAGCTCTCCTTGCGGCTGCGCTTGCGCTTCTTGCCGTCCTTCTTCTGCGCCTTAGTCACCGCTTTCTTGGAGCCCTTTTTCGGGGCTGGAGCCGATTTCGCTGGTTCAGGCATTTTCGGTTACTGCTCTTTCAGAAACAAAATGGTGTCCGTTTTGTAGGACCCGGCCTATTTGTAGGCAGTATTATGCAAATGAGGTCTTAACTCGGCAACTGCTGATTCGTTTATTTGTTAAGAGGTATGCATGCAAAGGGTAACTGGGGGAGTGCCCTCCCATTGGCTATCTCCTGAGACAGTTTTCCAGCAATCAGTCCAGCTACTTTAATctagttaactttttaaaaaagttatgtaGTTGTTTATAACAATTCAGATTAGTTTGTTACGTTTAGAAACTAGATAGCACTCTCTACAGTATTTTGAAATATCAAAAAGGCAGATTTCATGGACTGGTTATCTCTCCGATTTGCAAGGCCTGTTTACAACTTTTAGAAAAGCTGTCATTCTGCCTTTGAATCCAGATTCTAGATTAGTGACAGGGAAAGGAAGAACTGAGAAGAAACAGGCGATCTACGGTAATCGAAAAAATTCCTAAGACAGTTGTTTCCAACTGTACCAAAAATGTAGAAATATAGCGTGAAAATAAATGTCAAAGTTTAAAGTTACTTAGCTTAAAGTGAGGTAATAAAGGCAAGAATTTCGTAGCCAATATCGCTGCAGTGCTTCGTATTGGAAACGATCAAATCACACCCAGGTTAGCCACTAAAGCGGATCAGAAATTACTCTTCCTTCTACTTGgttaaacaaaaacagaaacaaaaacaccaGAAAACAACTGAAACGGGAAAACATGgtgataaataattttatttacaatttacTATTATCACTATCAGAAACCGGCTTTTTAGCTAGATCTTCCATTAACATGTTTCCTTTCTATTGAGACCTGTTTCCCCTGAATTTGATTTAGATGTTTCTAAGACTTTCTACGCTGCCCCACCTTTTGGCTTCCCCTGCTTGCAGTAAATCCAGGGCTGCAAGCTGCACGTGGTAAGCTGGCAAACAAAAAGCGCACAAAGaaagtaatttgtttttctcactcTGGTATTGAGGAGGAAATCTCCTGAAGACCTATtcactcttttatttttacttccccAATTTAGCACGTGTAGCAATGTTTAGAATAATAGCTAACAtgctttatatgtattattttatttaatcataaaACCCTACCTGatggtttgtttgtgtttgttttttccactccattttatagaaaagaaaaccagagaaCATGAGACAAGGCCTTTTCCCTCAAATCCCTAACATGTAAATTGTGTAGCCAGGATAATGATTAAAGCAATCTGGCTTAAATCTGAATCCTTCATAAGACTCCCGCTGGCTTTTGGTGGgctgttttaggaaaaaaagagaaaagtttgtTGTGATGTCTTCTAACTTTAGAAGCATGggaaataaagcattttttaaatgactgaaggagaatgttaaaatgaaaaaaaagttgattctcttatatacatatatctcttatatatatatatccatggaggaagaggagagagaaaaatgagaaagaaaattacaactagattaaagaaaaaatggaaaaggcagagatagagagaaaaagaggctGAGGGGGAAGAGTGGGGCAAAAGGAGAAATTTATCTGGAGAATGAGACAGTATTTTGGagagacaaaatatagaaaaagtaaATCATAGAGGGATTCAGTGATTGCTATTagctttatctatttttaattgataTTAGCTTCACCATATCACCAACTTATTAATTTACTAGttaacattttgatatatttcCATTATAGATAAAGTTGAAAGCCACTGATTAAGAGCCAAAGCTGTAGAGTTAAATCAGTACCCAATAATTTTAGGGTCGACGATTTCTCTAAATTTACTCATATTTCAGCCAATCCATGAAATTTCACCCCAAAATTTGTTATAATGTCTGTGGGAGTGCCCTTTACCATGCTATTACTGCAAAATGAGCATATAATGGTCAAGGTgtgctggaagtcaaatcttctacTATCTTGGgcctcaagatctactgggaattgaatctttGGCCATCTTGGTGCTCATTAATgggtgtgccctgcccccttccctcctgtctcaaaggGAACAGGCAACTAATTTAAATGTAGTAACCATGAATAGAGGCTATAACCTCTACACAGGTGAACAGATCTATATAACACTGAAGAGTGGTGAGGACTGACCCAAACTAGAGTGTTCATTCCATACCTACGTGAATTTAGTAGAAATACACACAGTGTACAGGGCAGACAAAATAGTCCATGagttgttttaaatgaaaaagattcAGACTTGGTAAGGAGAGGCTTTTTTTGAAAGGATTGTTGATAGGAGGTGAAAGGGACTACTACATATGATCTGTAAGCTTCTCTTTGGCTGAAGCCAAAACAGATTATCTTAGGGAAGAGCAAACAAGACTAAAAACAATTGAGTATGACATAGGGACGGTAGGATGAAAAAATGGCTTGattagatattaggaaaacagataatgttttaccCCGAGTCCAGCCAACTATCAGAAGGGACCCTTAAGGAGGGGTAGTAAAGTGGTTCAGGCTGAGGGTGGGTCAAAGCTCTGGGACCTGGGGGGATAGAGAAAATGTAACTAAATTTTGGTTGACAAAATATATTGTTTCCATGTATTAGTTCAGGTTATCACTTTTGAGGCAAAGAATGGGAATTTGGGAGGGGTCTGTGTCTGGTTTTGTCCTAGATATACAAGgagttgctgttgttttttaaatttatttttttaaatgtaggtactgaggattgaCCCAATGACCTCTTGCACGCTAagtaggcactctaccactgagctatatacccttcccaccaggagctgttttttttttttttatcttatccAAATCATAGGTGAAAACAGTGCCTCCTTGCAGTAAATTATTTTTGGAATACAAAATGGGGGAGAATTTCTTTAATAATCACTATTTTCTAGGATCACAAGGCTCAGATTAAAGGTCAATAATGTTAGTTACAACTAAAGACATCTCCTTTAGACCTTGCTgggtctgattttttaaaaaaagtaaaatattaaacacaTTTGGTTTTATGTTAGGTGTATTATTAAGTCAAATTAATGAACTAtaattatttatagaaatatatgtTGGATACCATGAAAATTGTCTGTCTAGGCTCCTGAATCCCAATTGTTCTCAACTCCTCTGAGGCAGTGATCATTTGACAAAGAGGTGAAAGGTGTTACCTAGACCCCAGGattgttaattttaaaacaaaattgacTACCACGCTCTTAATTAAATAGATTTCCCCATATGAATTGTCTCCAGACTCAAGAACAGTGATTTCTTCTTTTAGGATTACAAAAATGTAACTCCAAAATAATGGTAGATATTAactcaaataaaatatatgcttagTTATTGTCCTGTATGATTGTGGTCACCTGGAagttttatatgttttcttttgtctccCTCAGAAAAGTATATGCTAGAGTTCTTGCATAGGTACAGTAGTTTATCTTTtagatgtttacatttttttataaagcaatagaatatgtgtaataaaaatatgcattaaaAGTGCTCCTCTTATTTGAAGATAaattatgcatatatttatataataacaataaataaaaaataatatgagagGAACACATGCCTGGGGAATGTTTACCGAGAACAAGTTAGCAATATTAATAGCAGACACAGTTTTAAGCTAAAAGTATTAGGGATAGAGAGGGACACTGTAAAAACTTATTTCCAATATAGAAAACAAGATATTCTGGATACAAAGCCATCTTGAAGGAAAACACCTAAAGACCAGATAAAGTACAACAAAACAGTAGCACATCATTGCCCAGCTAAGAAGAAACTGAGAAAATGCCTTGAAATATGCAAAGCAATGAAAAACCTAGGCGCTGAAACCAGAGAAATAAACACACTTGACTGGGTTCTCTGGGGCAACCATCATTATCAAGATTCTGAACTATGTCAATTAATATCTGCTCCTTGGGGAAGAGGATTCGAAACCCTTAAACTAAACCCAGGACCCTGGAAGAAAGGATAGGTTAGAATAAGGTTAATCTAGCAAAGGTTCCCAAGAAGAAAACCTGTCTGTCTCCGCAGAACTCTGTCGAGGAGGACAAAGGCAATTTGCCACTGGGATTGAACCACTAACATAGAATCTGGGGTTTCAAGGAAAGGGTTGTGAAATTAGTGATGCAGGTTCAGAGCGCCTCCTAGTGCTCTGTGAAGGCAAAGGTAAACCCCTTCAGGAGGGAAGCATCTTGAATTCAAGTTCTCTAGATTCATACAgattatgatttatttattcagcaattatttactgagcacctattactTACCAGGCACTCTACTAGGAACTTGGGATTACCACGTATAAGCTTATAATAAATGGTAAcaaacagaagaggaaaacagACACTGGAGAGTCAGGCTTTCAGATAAACAGGAGCCTTAGATCCCTTTGCTCTGTCCTAGGAATTTCAGATATTGAAATGATAAGAAACAGTAAGGTAACTATTTACTGAAAggttaaagaaataaagatggaaTAATACAATCAAGGAACaagggaaaatctaagtagggtaatcaaaaaataaaacagaacttctagaaataaaaaaaaccctacacTCCACAGTAACCAAATAAAGATCTACTGATAAGATGTAACATTCAAGACCTTGTATGCACCTGACCACTCAACCACTACGTAAGGCAATAAATGACAGAATTGGGAGAACTTCAAGTTTATGATTGTAGGGCAAACTTTCAATATAGTACTCAAAAATTCACATAACAAGCAAAGAACAATGTGCATGGTTACAGAATATTTGAACAACACAATGAGTAAACTTGATCTATGATTCCTGCACTTAATACGTAGAGAATAACCAATTTTTGAAAGCACACATTTAATCATTTCAAAAATTCAACCTTGGTTTCAGAAAAAGTTACAATAGATACCAGAATCAGTTTCATAAACACTGTACTCTTTTTCATCatctaaagagaaataaaaaaggttattttaaagATAGTAAAACTAAAACAATCTTCCCATATTACTGGATACTAAAAGCAGACCTCTAAATTTCATGGATTAGAATGAATATCATTAAGGGAAACTTATATTCTGAGACAAATCTCTGAGAATAATACATGTGAAAATTATAGGATGTATCTGAAGTGGTACTGAAATGGAAATATACAATATTAGACGTATgtatgaaggaaaagaaacaccAAAGACATGTGAACTAggtatttatcaaaaaaaaaaagctagaaaaagaacaagagaataaatcaaaataaagcagataaagTTGGACTTAGAATTCTTAGAATGTGTTGCACTCTTGTGAATGAtgcctggtttttctttttcaattcaaGATAGGTCTCTGCTAATGTATAGAAAGGCCATAATTTCTTATGTGGTTTTCATCTATCCATCAATCCTGTTGAGCTCTATTAGATCTAATTGTTTATAGGTTCTCATGGATTTGTATGTTGACATATTATTCTCAATGtcaatttttgaaatttaaaaggaacaattaattaaatagaaaaactGGAGATGATCCATAAATCACAAGCTTGTTCTTTGAAAAGTCTCATGATAATAGGCAAACCTCTAGAAAGACTagttaaggaaaaaaagtgtgtgggagggagaggaaaataaGTTATAggaataaaaaagggaaattagCTACCAAAAGGTAGATAGAAAGAATCATGAGAATGCTATGAACaacctttagaaaaaaattaatcttaatAGAAAacgataatttaaagaaaaagaataggctgagaaaacaaagtatgaTTAAGGAAATATGATAGGGggtttaaaaatgtatctttccTATATTCTTCAACCCAAAGAATTCCAAGCAAAGTTGGGTTTTATAGGTTTTAGTGAAATTTAAGTAATTGATAATCCCTATTTTACATGAGCTGTTTCAATAGAAAAATAGctatcctttttttcttctcaagtGCTATAACTTCACCTAAACTTAACaggaacaacacacacacaaagaaacagattGAGAGAAAATTATAGCCTCAGCTtacttacaaattaaaaaaaaaataaagctctattttaaatgtaaacaaatgGAAAGCAAGAGACcaaactgtttaaaaaacaatagtATGTCTTGTAGGGTTTATCCAAGAATGCTTCCATGTGTTTTACATCACAAATTTAAGATATTAATAGATAAAAACTGTTATCTTCTCCAAGGATACTGGGAAAGTATTTGCTAGAATATAATGCTCCTTCATCACAAACATTTTCAACAGACTAGAACGAGAAGTAGTAGCTACTTACTTCATAAGGAGTAGCTACAGTGAGCTTAACATTTAATGGTATAATTTTAGAAGACTGCCCAAAGAgccaaaagaaagacaaaaattctGTGGTATCACTCCTATTCTGCATGGCACCAAGGGTTCT
It encodes the following:
- the LOC140687777 gene encoding histone H2B type 1-C/E/F/G/I, whose product is MPEPAKSAPAPKKGSKKAVTKAQKKDGKKRKRSRKESYSVYVYKVLKQVHPDTGISSKAMGIMNSFVNDIFERIAGEASRLAHYNKRSTITSREIQTAVRLLLPGELAKHAVSEGTKAVTKYTSSK